A window of Polaribacter litorisediminis contains these coding sequences:
- the gltB gene encoding glutamate synthase large subunit, with the protein MEKQGLYLPEFEHENCGAGFICNLNGDKTNQIIHDALEILVKLEHRGGVSADGKTGDGAGLLIDIPHEYFQRVCDFIIPAPREYAVGMVFLPKVSNQYNFCKTTFEREIKEQGLTILGWRKVPVDSSQLGEIAFSSEPLIEQLFVGKDSEIDEATFKAKLYAARKIAEHEISNSKISESKYFYVPSLSLTTIIYKGIIMPEDIGPYYLDLQEIDLVTRLALVHQRFSTNTMPTWELAQPFRHMCQNGEINTLRGNVSRMRVREEIMKSDVFGPQIEKLFPIILPGKSDSASMDMVVELLTHTDRSLPEIMMMMIPEAWEKHATMSPEKKAFYEYNGCIMEPWDGPASVPFTDGDYIGALLDRNGLRPSRYTVTKSGKLIMSSEIGVVDIAPEDVKKHGRLEPGRMFLVDMNEGRIIEDEEIKNKIVLERPYKEWLNKTRLHLKDVPYTSQTCPIENLDIKTRQRLFNYTFEDIQEVITPMAQVGKEALGSMGTDTPLAVLSDRPQLISNYFKQLFAQVTNPPLDGIRENIVTDISLNLGKDRNIFSITERHCRKLRIQNPVISNADLEKIRSIDIESFQAETFQILYPKAKGLNGLEEALDDIVVQIEKALDRKTNIIILSDRGVTQELAPIPALLACSFVNHQLNRLRKRSYFDIIIESAEPREPHHFATLFGYGASAVNPYMVNEIIRMQVKEGFITNMDEQQAVDNFNTAIGKGVLKVMNKIGISTLHSYRGSQIFEIVGFNSQFVQKYFPYTASRIEGIGLYEVEKEIDQRYKQAFPDNQIDKNLGLNIGGDYRWRRNGERHLFNPTTISKLQQAVRLSDQASYDVYSKAINEQAENLMTIRGLFEFDNLDPIPLEEVEDWTEIVKRFKTGAMSYGSISREAHENLAIAMNRIGGKSNSGEGGEDRKRFQKDVNGDSRNSAIKQVASGRFGVTSHYLTNAREIQIKMAQGAKPGEGGQLPGYKVLPWIAAARNSTPFVGLISPPPHHDIYSIEDLAQLIFDLKNANREARINVKLVSEIGVGTIAAGVAKAKADVVLISGYDGGTGASPLTSLKHAGLPWELGLAEAQQTLVMNSLRSRIVVECDGQLKTGRDVAIAALLGAEEFGFATAPLVASGCIMMRKCHLNTCPVGIATQDKELRKNFKGTPEHVINFFFYIAEELRSIMAQLGFRTLAEMVGQTHKINANKAIKHYKAKGLDLSSILHRPDSYRKLVVSNTEKQEHNLDDVLDFTILKDSHRALYRKEKMTLAYPIKNVNRTVGAIVSNEISKIYGHLGLPEDTLNINFTGSAGQSFGAFGAFGLTFTLEGNTNDYLGKGLSGAKLIVKKSSKADFIAEDNIIIGNVCLFGAVAGQAYINGIAGERFAVRNSGAVTVVEGVGDHCCEYMTGGTVVVLGKTGRNFAAGMSGGIAYVYDPQNKFVNGLCNTETIEFEEILEEDAIHLKSLIEKHVLYTDSKKGASLLLDWDVSLQNFIKVMPTEYKKALHRIATEEPMFEELTIA; encoded by the coding sequence ATGGAGAAACAAGGCTTATATTTACCCGAGTTTGAACACGAAAATTGTGGTGCTGGTTTTATTTGTAATTTGAATGGTGACAAGACCAATCAAATTATTCATGACGCACTAGAAATACTCGTAAAATTAGAACATAGAGGAGGCGTTAGCGCAGATGGAAAAACAGGTGATGGCGCTGGTTTACTTATTGATATACCTCATGAATACTTTCAACGAGTTTGTGATTTTATTATTCCTGCTCCAAGAGAATATGCAGTCGGAATGGTCTTTTTACCAAAAGTATCTAACCAATATAATTTTTGTAAAACTACTTTTGAAAGAGAAATTAAAGAACAAGGCCTTACAATATTAGGCTGGAGAAAAGTGCCAGTAGATTCCTCTCAATTAGGAGAAATTGCCTTTTCATCAGAACCTCTAATAGAACAACTATTTGTTGGTAAAGATTCTGAAATTGATGAAGCTACTTTCAAAGCAAAATTATATGCTGCTAGAAAAATCGCAGAGCATGAAATTAGTAATTCTAAAATTTCGGAAAGTAAATACTTTTACGTTCCAAGCTTATCTTTAACAACCATTATCTATAAAGGTATTATTATGCCCGAAGATATTGGTCCTTATTATTTAGACCTACAGGAAATAGATTTAGTAACTCGTTTAGCATTGGTACATCAACGTTTTTCTACAAATACGATGCCTACTTGGGAGCTAGCACAGCCCTTTAGACACATGTGTCAAAACGGAGAAATTAATACCCTAAGAGGAAATGTAAGTAGAATGCGCGTGCGTGAAGAAATCATGAAAAGTGATGTTTTTGGCCCACAAATCGAAAAACTTTTCCCTATTATTTTACCAGGAAAATCGGATTCGGCTTCTATGGATATGGTTGTTGAATTGCTAACACATACAGACAGGTCATTGCCAGAAATTATGATGATGATGATTCCTGAAGCTTGGGAAAAGCATGCAACCATGTCACCAGAGAAAAAGGCATTCTACGAATACAACGGATGTATTATGGAGCCTTGGGACGGCCCTGCATCTGTGCCTTTTACAGATGGAGATTATATTGGTGCCTTACTAGATAGAAATGGCTTAAGACCCTCCAGATATACGGTAACCAAAAGCGGTAAATTAATTATGTCTTCTGAAATTGGTGTGGTTGATATTGCACCAGAAGATGTAAAAAAACACGGAAGATTAGAACCCGGAAGAATGTTCTTGGTAGACATGAATGAAGGAAGAATTATTGAAGATGAGGAAATAAAAAACAAAATTGTTTTAGAAAGACCCTACAAAGAGTGGCTTAATAAAACTCGCCTACATCTAAAAGATGTTCCTTATACAAGCCAAACCTGCCCAATTGAAAACCTAGACATAAAAACACGCCAGCGTTTGTTTAATTATACTTTTGAAGACATTCAAGAAGTAATTACACCAATGGCTCAAGTGGGTAAAGAAGCCTTAGGATCTATGGGAACAGACACTCCGTTAGCTGTTTTATCTGATAGACCTCAATTAATTTCTAACTATTTTAAGCAATTATTTGCACAAGTTACCAATCCGCCTTTAGACGGTATTCGAGAAAATATTGTAACCGATATTAGTCTAAATCTAGGGAAAGATAGAAATATTTTTAGCATTACAGAAAGACATTGTAGAAAATTAAGAATTCAAAATCCTGTCATTTCGAATGCAGATTTAGAAAAAATACGATCCATCGATATCGAAAGCTTTCAGGCAGAAACATTTCAAATTTTATATCCAAAAGCAAAAGGGTTAAACGGACTGGAAGAAGCTTTAGATGATATTGTTGTTCAAATTGAAAAAGCATTAGATAGAAAAACAAACATTATTATTCTATCGGATCGAGGAGTAACTCAAGAATTAGCACCTATTCCCGCTTTACTCGCGTGCTCTTTTGTAAACCACCAATTAAATCGTTTACGGAAACGTTCTTATTTTGATATTATTATTGAATCCGCAGAACCACGTGAACCACATCATTTTGCTACTTTATTTGGTTATGGCGCAAGTGCCGTAAATCCTTATATGGTGAATGAAATTATCAGAATGCAAGTAAAAGAAGGCTTTATTACGAACATGGATGAGCAGCAGGCAGTCGATAATTTTAATACCGCAATTGGTAAAGGAGTGCTAAAGGTGATGAACAAAATCGGAATTTCTACCTTACATTCTTATCGAGGTTCTCAAATTTTTGAAATTGTTGGATTTAATTCACAATTCGTACAAAAATACTTTCCTTATACAGCCTCAAGAATTGAAGGAATTGGTTTATATGAAGTTGAAAAAGAAATAGACCAACGCTACAAACAAGCGTTTCCTGACAATCAAATTGATAAAAATTTAGGACTAAATATTGGGGGAGATTATCGATGGAGAAGAAATGGTGAACGCCACTTATTTAACCCAACAACCATCTCAAAATTACAACAAGCTGTTCGTTTAAGTGATCAAGCGAGTTATGATGTGTATTCAAAAGCAATTAATGAACAAGCAGAAAATTTAATGACCATTCGTGGTTTGTTTGAATTTGATAATTTAGATCCTATTCCTTTAGAGGAAGTAGAAGATTGGACAGAAATTGTAAAACGCTTTAAAACAGGCGCCATGTCTTATGGATCTATTTCGCGCGAAGCTCATGAAAATTTAGCCATTGCCATGAATAGAATTGGAGGTAAATCTAATTCTGGTGAAGGAGGTGAAGATAGAAAACGTTTCCAAAAAGATGTAAATGGTGATAGCAGAAACTCTGCAATTAAACAGGTTGCTTCTGGTAGATTTGGCGTAACTTCTCATTATTTAACCAATGCAAGAGAAATTCAGATTAAAATGGCACAAGGCGCAAAACCGGGTGAAGGCGGACAATTACCGGGTTACAAAGTTTTACCTTGGATTGCTGCAGCAAGAAATTCAACACCATTTGTAGGCTTAATTTCGCCACCACCACACCACGATATTTATTCTATTGAAGATTTAGCACAATTAATTTTTGATTTAAAAAATGCAAATCGCGAAGCTAGAATTAATGTGAAATTAGTTTCAGAAATTGGTGTAGGAACCATTGCTGCTGGTGTTGCAAAAGCAAAAGCAGATGTTGTTTTAATTTCTGGTTATGATGGCGGTACAGGAGCTTCTCCACTAACCTCATTAAAACATGCAGGTTTACCATGGGAACTTGGCTTGGCAGAAGCACAACAAACTTTAGTAATGAATAGCTTGCGAAGTAGAATTGTTGTTGAATGTGACGGTCAACTAAAAACAGGTAGAGATGTTGCCATAGCTGCCTTATTAGGTGCTGAAGAATTCGGTTTTGCCACCGCTCCTTTAGTAGCTTCAGGATGTATTATGATGCGTAAATGCCATTTAAATACCTGTCCGGTGGGTATTGCTACGCAAGATAAAGAATTGCGAAAAAACTTTAAAGGAACTCCAGAACATGTCATTAATTTCTTCTTTTATATTGCTGAAGAATTAAGAAGCATTATGGCGCAACTAGGCTTTAGAACCTTAGCGGAAATGGTAGGTCAAACGCATAAAATAAATGCTAATAAAGCCATTAAACATTACAAAGCAAAAGGGTTAGACTTGTCTAGCATTTTACACCGACCAGACTCTTACAGAAAATTAGTAGTGAGCAATACAGAAAAACAAGAACATAATTTAGATGATGTTTTAGATTTTACAATACTAAAAGATTCTCATAGAGCATTATACAGAAAAGAAAAAATGACACTAGCGTATCCAATTAAAAACGTGAATCGTACCGTTGGAGCAATTGTGAGTAACGAAATTTCAAAAATCTATGGGCATTTAGGCTTACCAGAAGATACGTTAAATATCAATTTCACAGGTTCTGCCGGTCAAAGTTTTGGCGCTTTTGGTGCCTTCGGATTAACATTTACGCTAGAAGGAAATACAAATGATTATTTAGGAAAAGGTTTATCTGGCGCTAAATTAATTGTAAAGAAATCTTCAAAAGCCGATTTTATTGCAGAAGATAATATAATTATTGGTAATGTTTGTTTGTTTGGCGCAGTAGCTGGCCAAGCCTATATTAACGGAATTGCAGGCGAACGTTTTGCAGTTAGAAATTCTGGCGCAGTTACAGTTGTGGAAGGTGTCGGAGATCACTGTTGTGAATATATGACAGGCGGAACCGTAGTTGTTTTAGGCAAAACAGGAAGAAATTTTGCAGCAGGAATGAGTGGAGGAATTGCGTATGTATATGATCCTCAAAACAAATTTGTAAATGGTCTTTGCAATACTGAAACTATTGAGTTTGAAGAGATTTTAGAAGAAGATGCCATCCATTTAAAATCTTTAATTGAAAAACACGTTTTATATACAGACAGTAAAAAAGGAGCCTCATTACTATTAGATTGGGATGTAAGTTTACAAAACTTTATCAAAGTAATGCCAACTGAATATAAAAAAGCTTTGCATCGCATAGCCACTGAAGAACCAATGTTCGAAGAATTAACAATAGCATAA
- a CDS encoding glutamate synthase subunit beta, translating to MGKVTGFKEFERQDETYISVIDRVKNYKEFTVPLSDKEITKQGSRCMDCGIPFCHSGCPLGNLIPDFNHMVHQGEWQKASWILHSTNNFPEFTGRLCPAPCEQACVLGIIEDPVSIENIEKNIVERAFKEGWIKPQPPKERTNKKVAVIGSGPAGLAAAQQLNRAGHLVTVFERDDEVGGLLRYGIPNFKMEKGIIDRRIAILKAEGILFKTNINVGVNYDVEDLKSFDSIVLCGGSTERRSLPTPGIDADGVVQAMDFLTQQTKVLFGKEVKDQIMATNKNVIVIGGGDTGSDCIGTSNRQGAKSVVNFEIMPKPPGHRSPTTPWPFWPLQLKTSSSHKEGVERNWLINTKEFIKDESGKLIALKTVNVEWKMVPGQRPELIEIAGTEKTWPCDLALLALGFTGPESTLADKLGIKKDERSNYKATYGKYQTNVPHIFAAGDMRRGQSLIVWAISEGREAARQVDIYLMGKSELPSKDIAGDLVAM from the coding sequence ATGGGAAAAGTAACAGGATTTAAAGAGTTTGAAAGACAAGATGAAACCTACATATCAGTAATAGATCGTGTAAAAAATTACAAAGAATTTACAGTTCCACTTTCTGATAAAGAAATTACAAAACAGGGTTCACGTTGTATGGATTGTGGTATTCCTTTTTGTCATAGTGGTTGTCCGTTGGGAAATTTAATTCCAGATTTCAATCATATGGTACATCAAGGGGAATGGCAAAAAGCTTCGTGGATACTACATTCTACCAATAATTTTCCTGAATTTACAGGACGCTTATGCCCTGCTCCTTGCGAACAGGCTTGTGTTTTAGGTATTATTGAAGATCCTGTATCTATAGAAAATATAGAGAAAAACATCGTAGAACGGGCTTTTAAAGAAGGATGGATTAAACCACAACCGCCAAAAGAAAGAACCAATAAAAAAGTGGCAGTTATAGGATCTGGTCCTGCTGGATTAGCCGCCGCGCAGCAATTAAACAGAGCGGGACATCTTGTGACGGTCTTTGAAAGAGATGATGAAGTTGGTGGATTGTTACGCTATGGAATTCCTAATTTTAAAATGGAAAAAGGAATCATCGATAGAAGAATAGCCATTTTAAAAGCAGAAGGGATTCTATTTAAGACGAATATCAATGTAGGCGTAAATTATGATGTAGAAGATTTAAAATCATTTGACAGTATTGTTTTATGTGGTGGATCTACAGAAAGACGAAGCCTACCTACTCCAGGTATTGATGCCGATGGTGTAGTACAAGCGATGGATTTTTTAACACAACAAACAAAAGTATTATTTGGCAAAGAAGTAAAAGATCAAATAATGGCCACCAATAAGAACGTTATTGTTATTGGTGGTGGAGATACAGGTTCAGATTGCATTGGAACTTCGAATCGTCAGGGTGCAAAATCTGTTGTGAATTTTGAAATCATGCCGAAACCTCCTGGTCATCGTTCACCAACTACTCCTTGGCCTTTTTGGCCTTTACAACTCAAAACTTCTTCTTCACATAAAGAAGGCGTTGAGCGAAATTGGTTAATCAATACCAAAGAATTTATAAAAGACGAAAGCGGAAAGCTAATTGCTTTAAAAACAGTAAACGTTGAATGGAAAATGGTCCCTGGACAAAGACCAGAACTCATAGAAATTGCAGGTACAGAAAAAACTTGGCCATGTGATTTAGCGCTACTAGCATTAGGTTTTACAGGCCCAGAAAGTACTTTGGCTGACAAGTTAGGCATCAAAAAAGATGAACGCTCTAACTACAAAGCAACCTATGGAAAATATCAAACGAATGTTCCGCATATATTTGCTGCTGGTGATATGCGTCGTGGACAATCCTTAATCGTGTGGGCTATTTCCGAAGGGAGAGAAGCTGCCCGACAAGTAGATATTTACTTAATGGGTAAATCTGAATTGCCATCTAAAGACATCGCTGGTGATTTAGTAGCGATGTAA
- a CDS encoding AAA family ATPase has translation MEIDIKNLGAIKSAHFDLSKRLTVFCGPNNSGKTYAAYMAYALTKSGMKYFKSQESIFVQDLIKNQEAVFELKTDSIWNYRKDEIKNLNNSLASIYGVSEDIASNLFADFSISISETKKEFDINILKMNFSNELRINDISIEILKKIDSREINLKLKDTVVSKNSIEILELFLTSKLFSLIAFYPFTSSYILPVERNSIYTFSKELSIQKQEFLERAQELGSKKSSRDPFHWFLKKSSRYPMPIRDGLEVAEDLHHYSKTKSEFFSFAEEIENELLNGKVIITKDGEVQFSSNKAKRKKIPIHLTASIVKTLSSLIFYLKHIATKNELIIIDEPELNLHPNNQVYLARVFARLINQGFRLIISTHSDYIIRELNNLIMVSSLKRKEPITINSVTYSKEYFLDFNTVGAYLFNFKNSISRNVTVAPIPISKSGFDVETIDNTIDELNDISEELFYALQNESQNTLENL, from the coding sequence ATGGAAATAGATATAAAAAATCTAGGAGCTATTAAGAGTGCTCATTTTGATTTAAGTAAAAGACTTACCGTTTTTTGTGGTCCTAATAATTCGGGAAAAACATATGCTGCTTATATGGCATATGCGTTGACGAAATCTGGAATGAAATATTTTAAAAGTCAAGAAAGCATTTTTGTGCAAGACTTAATAAAAAATCAAGAAGCTGTTTTTGAATTAAAAACTGATTCAATATGGAATTACAGAAAAGATGAAATAAAAAATCTCAATAATTCTCTTGCTAGTATTTATGGTGTTTCAGAAGATATTGCCAGTAACCTATTTGCAGATTTCTCGATTTCTATATCTGAAACAAAAAAGGAATTCGATATTAATATTCTTAAAATGAACTTTAGTAACGAACTTAGGATAAATGATATCAGTATAGAAATACTAAAAAAAATAGACAGTAGAGAGATTAATTTAAAATTAAAAGATACCGTTGTTTCAAAAAATAGTATTGAAATTCTTGAATTGTTTTTAACATCAAAACTATTTTCACTTATTGCATTTTACCCATTTACATCAAGTTATATATTACCTGTTGAACGAAATTCTATTTATACTTTTAGTAAAGAATTATCTATTCAAAAACAAGAATTTCTAGAAAGAGCACAGGAATTGGGTTCAAAGAAAAGTAGCAGGGACCCTTTTCACTGGTTTTTGAAAAAATCTAGTAGATATCCAATGCCTATTAGAGACGGTTTAGAAGTTGCTGAAGACCTACATCATTACTCTAAAACAAAATCAGAATTTTTTTCTTTTGCAGAAGAAATAGAAAATGAATTATTAAACGGTAAAGTCATAATCACCAAAGATGGAGAAGTTCAATTTTCTTCTAACAAAGCGAAAAGAAAAAAAATACCAATTCATTTAACTGCATCAATAGTTAAGACTTTATCAAGTCTTATTTTTTATTTAAAACATATCGCAACAAAGAATGAATTAATAATTATTGATGAACCTGAATTAAATTTACATCCAAATAATCAAGTATATTTAGCCAGAGTATTTGCAAGACTCATAAATCAAGGATTTAGATTAATTATTAGTACTCACAGTGATTATATAATTAGAGAATTAAATAATCTAATTATGGTATCTTCATTAAAAAGAAAAGAACCAATTACAATTAATTCTGTTACATATTCCAAAGAATATTTTTTAGACTTTAATACAGTAGGGGCTTATCTTTTTAATTTCAAAAATTCTATATCACGCAATGTGACTGTTGCACCAATTCCAATATCTAAATCTGGATTCGACGTTGAGACAATAGACAATACAATTGATGAATTAAATGATATTTCAGAGGAATTATTTTACGCCCTTCAAAATGAAAGTCAAAATACTTTAGAGAATTTATAA
- a CDS encoding type II toxin-antitoxin system RelE/ParE family toxin, translating to MTKYKLSNEAKNDLIRIHHYGVRKFGMTQADKYFESFFEYFDIIAQRPYSFESVDYIKKDYRRCVCGIDSIYFKVNENVIEIMAIVGRQDLNEKL from the coding sequence ATGACTAAATACAAATTAAGTAACGAAGCGAAAAATGACTTGATAAGAATCCATCATTATGGAGTAAGAAAATTTGGAATGACTCAAGCGGATAAATACTTTGAATCATTTTTTGAATATTTTGACATTATTGCTCAAAGACCCTATTCTTTCGAATCCGTTGATTATATAAAAAAAGATTATAGACGCTGTGTTTGCGGAATTGATAGTATTTACTTCAAAGTAAATGAGAATGTTATTGAAATTATGGCGATTGTTGGTAGGCAAGATTTGAATGAAAAATTATAG
- a CDS encoding ribbon-helix-helix domain-containing protein: protein MARQSISFTKPNDEWLKTQVDKKEYSSKSELVNDLIRQARKQQVEINWVRAKLEKAENSGFTSDSKNEILAQSKSLLND, encoded by the coding sequence ATGGCAAGACAAAGCATATCATTCACAAAACCAAACGATGAATGGTTAAAAACTCAAGTAGACAAAAAAGAATATTCTAGCAAGAGTGAACTCGTTAATGACTTAATCAGACAAGCTCGAAAACAACAAGTTGAAATTAATTGGGTTCGTGCTAAATTGGAAAAAGCTGAAAACAGCGGATTTACAAGCGATAGTAAAAATGAAATTCTAGCTCAATCAAAGTCTTTACTTAATGACTAA
- a CDS encoding J domain-containing protein, translating into MFKDYYSILEISQSATQADIKIAFKTQAIKWHPDKNIGTDTSTKMQEINEAYLILKDSDARRRYDIEYTNFKEFKKQEQYNRAENKDKKEEKTYSKSTSYEYKVKDETLEKWMRNARKQAVDLAKQTLKEIGELSLEATKQAGAKMFQMLIFYSISGFIIMLLFKACN; encoded by the coding sequence GTGTTTAAAGATTACTATTCCATTCTTGAAATTTCACAATCTGCAACTCAAGCTGATATAAAAATTGCATTTAAAACTCAAGCTATAAAGTGGCATCCCGATAAAAACATTGGAACTGATACTTCTACGAAGATGCAAGAAATCAATGAAGCGTATCTAATACTTAAAGATAGTGATGCGAGAAGAAGGTACGATATAGAATATACGAATTTCAAAGAATTTAAAAAACAAGAACAATATAATCGTGCTGAAAATAAAGACAAAAAAGAAGAGAAAACTTATTCAAAATCAACATCCTATGAATATAAAGTAAAAGATGAAACTTTAGAAAAATGGATGCGAAATGCTCGAAAACAAGCTGTGGATTTAGCAAAACAGACTTTAAAAGAAATTGGAGAATTAAGTTTAGAAGCAACTAAACAAGCTGGAGCGAAAATGTTTCAAATGCTTATTTTTTATTCAATTTCAGGATTTATAATTATGCTTTTATTTAAGGCTTGCAACTAA
- a CDS encoding class I SAM-dependent methyltransferase produces the protein MKQPHDNWGTYYDFVYEQTFGSFYSSLTKETLNVIKQILPKGTILDFGAGTGRLSFPLTEQGYNVIAVEKSIGMVKDFNRKLDRQNSDIKIHNCSISEYKNGKADLAIALFTVLSYSITEDELSKNIENISKHINTNGYFFFDLPNTVFFNAGRLTNIDSNNFRRLVELTSNNENDIYTYREQCSGIFNGQEFSYEDEFLIRYWKVDTLDKLLKQNGFYDTLQSFSHFNSTGSTYKLYKRQ, from the coding sequence ATGAAACAACCACACGACAATTGGGGAACATATTACGACTTTGTTTACGAACAGACTTTTGGAAGTTTTTACAGCAGCTTGACAAAAGAAACCCTGAATGTAATAAAGCAAATTTTACCAAAAGGAACAATTCTTGACTTTGGAGCAGGAACAGGCAGACTATCGTTTCCTTTGACAGAACAAGGTTACAATGTAATAGCAGTTGAGAAAAGCATTGGAATGGTAAAAGATTTTAACAGGAAGTTAGACCGACAAAATTCTGATATAAAAATTCATAACTGTTCAATTTCAGAATACAAGAATGGGAAAGCAGATTTAGCAATCGCACTTTTTACCGTTTTAAGCTATTCAATCACAGAAGATGAACTTTCTAAAAACATAGAGAATATTAGCAAGCACATTAACACAAACGGATATTTCTTTTTTGATTTACCCAATACGGTTTTTTTTAATGCGGGACGTTTGACCAATATTGACTCAAATAATTTTAGACGACTTGTTGAATTAACAAGCAACAACGAAAACGATATTTACACATATAGGGAACAATGTAGTGGTATTTTCAATGGGCAAGAGTTTAGTTACGAAGATGAATTCCTAATAAGATATTGGAAAGTTGACACGCTTGACAAATTACTAAAACAAAACGGTTTCTATGATACCTTGCAATCGTTTTCACATTTTAATTCAACAGGTTCAACATACAAACTATACAAACGACAATGA
- a CDS encoding type II toxin-antitoxin system RelE/ParE family toxin — protein MTKYKLSNEAKNDLIRIHHYGVRKFGMTQADKYFESFFEYFDIIAQRPYSFESVDYIKKDYRRCVCRIDSIYFKVNENVIEIMAIVGRQDLNEKL, from the coding sequence ATGACTAAATACAAATTAAGTAACGAAGCGAAAAATGACTTGATAAGAATCCATCATTATGGAGTAAGAAAATTTGGAATGACTCAAGCGGATAAATACTTTGAATCATTTTTTGAATATTTTGACATTATTGCTCAAAGACCCTATTCTTTCGAATCCGTTGATTATATAAAAAAAGATTATAGACGCTGTGTTTGCAGGATTGATAGTATTTACTTCAAAGTAAATGAGAATGTTATTGAAATTATGGCGATTGTTGGTAGGCAAGATTTGAATGAAAAATTATAG
- a CDS encoding DUF1828 domain-containing protein has protein sequence MNWVNTYVDDYYNWLREKTFIQKDSNTDWFLINTPFVGAFNDTIEIYAQKKGNHLRLSDNGETMSNLELQGLYIQGSKRRRAILDTILLNYGVRAESDELTIEANIENFSQTKHNFLSAIIEINDLYVLSKHNIASIFKEDVRTYLDSHDIIYTPDFISKGATGLEFNFDFQIAKRNKEIVIKSFNTVNKSNLSTFLFSWDDIKPVREKITKKDVNAIAIINNIDKEVRTEFLDALKAKNADYILWSERESEKSKELISA, from the coding sequence TTGAATTGGGTAAATACATATGTGGACGATTATTACAATTGGTTAAGAGAGAAAACCTTTATCCAAAAGGACTCTAATACTGATTGGTTTTTAATAAACACACCTTTTGTTGGAGCCTTTAATGATACTATTGAAATTTACGCTCAAAAAAAAGGAAATCACTTAAGATTAAGTGATAACGGAGAAACTATGTCTAATTTAGAACTTCAAGGTCTGTATATTCAAGGTTCAAAAAGACGTAGAGCAATTTTAGACACTATACTGTTAAACTATGGAGTAAGAGCTGAAAGTGACGAATTGACTATAGAAGCGAACATTGAAAATTTTTCTCAAACAAAGCATAATTTTCTATCTGCGATCATTGAGATTAATGATTTATATGTTTTATCAAAACATAATATTGCCTCTATATTTAAAGAAGATGTTAGAACTTATTTAGACTCTCACGACATAATTTACACACCTGATTTCATTTCAAAAGGAGCTACAGGTTTAGAATTTAATTTCGATTTTCAAATCGCAAAAAGGAATAAAGAAATTGTAATTAAATCATTCAACACAGTAAATAAATCAAATTTATCTACTTTTCTTTTTTCTTGGGATGATATAAAACCAGTTCGTGAAAAAATCACGAAAAAGGATGTGAACGCTATTGCCATAATAAATAATATTGATAAAGAAGTTCGAACTGAATTTTTAGATGCGCTTAAAGCAAAAAATGCTGACTATATACTTTGGTCTGAACGAGAATCGGAAAAAAGCAAAGAACTTATATCTGCTTAA
- a CDS encoding DUF6978 family protein yields the protein MLTNQEAKYLLGLEKVLTNPNHTIDLSKKKNRLELISHQDSDYEFRVEITTNQKIILKTSIHHLESNSFVGLLRIDFKGGHHNPANILPSLPDFLIPYADKWFDPTESHIHIYVEGYKPLAWAIPLTDSDFPIKDITHPSDLSDLIINFARRINLKSLINIQQAIL from the coding sequence ATGCTAACTAACCAAGAAGCGAAGTATTTATTGGGTTTAGAAAAGGTTTTAACGAACCCTAATCATACAATAGATTTATCGAAAAAGAAAAATAGATTAGAATTAATTTCTCATCAAGATTCTGATTACGAATTTCGGGTAGAAATAACGACCAATCAAAAAATTATACTTAAAACTTCTATACATCATTTAGAGAGTAATTCTTTTGTCGGTTTATTGAGAATTGACTTCAAAGGAGGTCATCACAATCCTGCCAATATACTTCCTTCTTTACCTGATTTTCTAATCCCTTATGCTGACAAGTGGTTTGATCCAACAGAATCTCATATTCATATCTATGTGGAAGGATATAAACCTTTAGCATGGGCAATTCCGCTAACTGATAGTGATTTTCCAATTAAAGATATTACTCACCCATCAGACTTGTCGGATTTAATAATTAACTTTGCTCGAAGAATAAATTTAAAATCATTAATTAACATTCAACAGGCAATACTTTGA